The Epinephelus lanceolatus isolate andai-2023 chromosome 11, ASM4190304v1, whole genome shotgun sequence genome window below encodes:
- the bhlha9 gene encoding class A basic helix-loop-helix protein 9 — MSCSSVAGSEFSEEELELGVLDQEEESPKASFQDSESSTSSPSDPNEGQTKKRNRPVRSKARRMAANVRERKRIMDYNQAFNALRVTLNHDLSGKRLSKIATLQRAINRISALSVFLSSNPPSKPCAHWECNRSSLGPAAAGASQLEQRRVTVSCLQHRSYVPWHASLSHHMQPQQGPHMHKVSTEPHINMDNTVSSCPPSPHYPCYPTEGQLYASYRHCGSPNDHPPSPLRYPQVGEGLGYQPGMWASCTQKYMDTLMEPPPALGIPWQVSYLQEPEHSLSLGSDIL, encoded by the coding sequence ATGAGCTGCAGCAGTGTTGCAGGATCAGAATTCTCTGAGGAAGAGCTGGAGCTTGGTGTGCTGGACCAAGAGGAGGAAAGTCCCAAGGCATCTTTCCAAGATAGTGAAAGCTCAACCAGCAGTCCAAGTGACCCAAATGAAGGCCAGACCAAGAAGCGCAATCGACCCGTCCGCTCAAAAGCTCGAAGAATGGCTGCAAATGTCCGTGAGCGAAAACGCATAATGGACTACAACCAGGCATTTAATGCTCTACGTGTTACTTTAAATCATGACCTGAGTGGCAAACGGCTCTCCAAGATCGCAACACTGCAGAGGGCCATCAACCGCATATCTGCTCTCTCAGTTTTTTTGAGCTCCAATCCTCCCAGCAAGCCCTGCGCTCACTGGGAGTGCAACAGGTCATCTCTGGggccagctgcagcaggagcaTCTCAGCTTGAACAGCGCAGGGTAACAGTTTCTTGTCTGCAGCATCGAAGTTACGTCCCCTGGCACGCGTCCCTCTCTCACCATATGCAGCCACAACAAGGGCCTCATATGCACAAGGTGTCCACAGAGCCACACATCAACATGGATAACACTGTGTCATCATGTCCTCCGTCACCACACTACCCTTGTTATCCCACTGAGGGACAGCTGTATGCCTCATACCGACACTGTGGCAGCCCCAACGACCATCCGCCCAGCCCTCTACGATACCCTCAGGTGGGTGAGGGGTTGGGGTACCAGCCAGGGATGTGGGCATCCTGCACTCAGAAATACATGGACACTTTGATGGAGCCTCCTCCAGCTCTGGGGATACCCTGGCAGGTGAGCTACCTGCAAGAGCCAGAGCACAGCCTCTCTCTGGGCTCTGACATATTGTAA